The genomic stretch CCCACGGGGCGCAGGGCTTCATCGAAGCGCCGCGCCAGGGCGCGCGCGGCCTGCTGGACCACCAGGCACAGGCAGTGGTCACGGACGTGAAGCGTCGTGGCAAATGGGACGGCTCTGGACATTGACAAGGGTTATTATGTTGATATCAACTCTTTTTGTCAAAGCAAGATTGCCCCCGCTGGAGAGTTGCCATGGCCTACATCGACGGATTCGTGATCGCAGTCCCCTCGGCGAACAAGGAAGCGTACCGGCAGGCCGCTCTTGCCGCCGCGCCGCTGTACAAGGAGTTTGGTGCGACGCGCTTCGTTGAGAACTGGGGGGACGACGTCCCCGAAGGCAAGGTCACCGACCTGCGGCGCGCGGTGAAGGCCGAGCCGGATGAGGTCATCGTCTTCTCCTGGATTGAGTACCCCAGCAAGGCGGTGCGCGACGAAGCGAACGCGAAGGCAATGCGTGACCCAAGGATGGAGGAGATGGGCGCGAACATTCCCTTCGATGGGAAGCGGATGATCTTCGGAGGCTTCGTTCCCAGCCTCCATGAGGGCGGAGCGGGCAGGCCCGGCTATGTCGATGGCTCCCTCGTGCCGGTGCCGGTTGGAGACAAGGAGGCCTACCATGCCATCGCGTCCCGTCTCGCGGCGGTGCTGCTGGAGCATGGTGCCACGCGCGTCGTCGACGCGTGGGGAGACGACGTCCCCGACGGGAAGGTCACTGACTTCAAGGGCGCGGTGAAGGCCACCGCGGATGAGCAGGTCGTCTTCGCTTGGATTGAGTGGCCGTC from Myxococcus xanthus encodes the following:
- a CDS encoding DUF1428 domain-containing protein, producing the protein MAYIDGFVIAVPSANKEAYRQAALAAAPLYKEFGATRFVENWGDDVPEGKVTDLRRAVKAEPDEVIVFSWIEYPSKAVRDEANAKAMRDPRMEEMGANIPFDGKRMIFGGFVPSLHEGGAGRPGYVDGSLVPVPVGDKEAYHAIASRLAAVLLEHGATRVVDAWGDDVPDGKVTDFKGAVKATADEQVVFAWIEWPSKEARNAGWGKAMADPRMHPDSVPYDEGRRAHGGFVPILVEMAATGTGA